The following DNA comes from Cryobacterium psychrophilum.
TCTATTCCGCAGTATTCGGCTTGGATGGGTGTACAAAACGAAGGTGCACGACCCGGTTTGATTGACCCCGATAACGCTGGCAAGTTGGTAGCCCACCTGGCTCAGCTGGACGACACGTCAGGCGGATCAGTTGCCTCGCCAACGAGGGAGCACGTGCCAGGTGCATCGCCAATGTCGAGACGAGTCAGTCGTCAATGAAGGTGGGTGGAACAAGCTCGCCTCCGATGACATCAGCCAGCAGCCTCGGGTCGATTGTCTCGCCGCGACGCAGCACGCTGATCTGCCCCGTTGGCTCAAGGATCACGCAGGCCACTTCTGCAAGCGATCGGATGCCGGCCAGTCGGAGCTGGGAATACACCTCACTATCAATGATGTGCGCTCGGGCGAGGTTGTCGTCGAGCAGACGCGACCCGGCCATCAGTAGTACGGCGGGACTGCTGACCACCCGTGCCACCTTGGCGCTGCGCCGAAGTTGACCGGTGGCCACCTGCAGGCTCAGGAGCGTCGCAAGCCCCAGCAGCCCGGCAAAAAGGGTGGGGGTGTCGCCGAGGATAGCGCGGCCAATGACCGCTCCGAGCGCGATGATCGCTGCGAGATCGAAACTCGACAGGGTGGCCAGGGTTCGTTGGCCGAGGAAACGCACGAGCAACAGCACCGCGACGTAGAAGAAGATCGACGATGCCACCACTCTCGCCGCATCGACCCAGTCGAGTCCGAATTCCGTCCACATATGCACTCCCCATCCTGCCCGCGCGCCCGAAGGCGTTCAGGCATGCGTACAGCTCCCATTATTGTCGCCGGTGCCGACGCTGGCTCAGAGACGCTGACGGTTACGCGCCGGCCAGAACAGCGAAATATCCCGGAACCTGCTGCGATAGACCGAGGCGGCCCATCGAGACCACTTCGATATTTACCGGCCCGTCCGTGACCAGCTGCCAGTCCGCATCCGGAAATGTGCTGTTTCGTTCCTGAGCTCCAAAACGCCCGGGGCGGGGCAGGTTTTCCAGAGCACTCTGCAACTGCGGGGGCATGCTTCGCCGGGTGGCACCCAGCTGCTGCAGATAGGCGAGGCTGTTCCCGGGAAAGTTGGTTTCGGTGAGGAACACCCGGCCGCTGCTCCTGATGACGGTTCGTAGGTTGGCAGCCATGCTGGCCTGCTTGTTGGGTTTCAGAACGTGGAATACTCCGCGGACAAAAATGTTGGCCGGCCCCATCCGCTCCAACAGACGCTCTCCGGCACCTGCTTCCGCAGCATCCAGAACCATGAAATCGGTGTTCTGAAGGCCTTCAGCTTCTCTCTTCGCCAACTCGACCGCTCCGCTGGAAACGTCGAGGCCAAGCACGCTCGGAAAAAGTCCAGCAAGCCAGCGGGTGTACGTTCCGTTGCCACACCCGACATCAATCACCGGAAGAGTCGGATCAAAGTGGGCTACGACGGCGTCGGCGTACTGCTCAGACTCGGTCCGGGAACCAGAATCCCACAGCACGTCTCCCGAATGACCCGTGGTGTGGATTCCGCGCCAGTACCCTTCCCACCCGGCTGCCGGGTCCTTCGGTGCGCGGGAAGCGAGGCGTACTACTGATGGAACAAGCAGCATGCGTTCCCAAAGCTTTGACATGTCCTAATCGTACTGACACTGCGCGAGATGCCGGGGATTCGTTCCGGTACCTTCCACAATCGCTTTCAGTCCCGCAGAGGAAATCAGCTGAAGAATGGCCGCAACGAATTTCTGCTGTTGCGGGTCCGAACCGATGTCAAGAATGAGGGAATGGTCGACCTGCACCGTGTCTGTGGGAAGTGCCCGTAGATAGCTGATGGGCGAATAGCCGGTACCGAAGTCATCAATTTGCAGCCCCACGCCCAGGTCGCGCAGCCCGCCCAGAACCTGTTCTTCCGCCGTTCCCCTGGACATCAACACGGTCTCGGTGATCTCCAAAACCAAACGCCACGGAGCCACCTGATGCCTGTCCAGCGTATCCCGGACATCTTGTAGCAGATCGCTGCGAAGCAGTTCGGCGGCGGAAAGATTGATGTGAAAACGAAACTCGGTCAGGTCAGGTGCGGTTTCGTTCCATCGCCTTATTTGGGCGACTCCTTCATGCAGCACCCACCGTCCCAGCTCCAGGATCAGGCCGGTTTCCTCGGCGATGCGGATGAAGCTGTCCGGCATAATAATTCCGCGTACGGGATGCTGCCAGCGAAGAAGCGCTTCGATGCCTATGGCCCTGCCCGAGGCCAATTCGACCACCGGCTGGTAGTGCAGTGCCAGTTGGCCTCCGGCAATAGCCGTGCGCAGTTCGGCGGTGATACGTGAGCGCTCCCGAATGGCGACGAGCATATCGGGGTGGAAGAGTTGCACGTTGTTGCGACCCTGCGCCTTCGCCTGATCCATGGCGATGTCAGCATCGCGCATCAGCGCCTCTGCCGGATACCCCGGCGTGCCGATGCACACCCCGATGCTGGCCATCGCCCAGACCGTTTCGGTTCCGACACGCACGCTGCCCTGCAGCTGTTCCGATACCCGGTGCGCAATCTGCAGGATCTCCTCTTCCGTGGCCTCGGCGATGACGACGGCAAATTCATCCCCGCCCAGTCGGGCCACGGTGTCAGCGGCCCGGACGGCGGACCGGATACGCTTGGCAACCTCGACCAGTACAACGTCAC
Coding sequences within:
- a CDS encoding DUF421 domain-containing protein codes for the protein MWTEFGLDWVDAARVVASSIFFYVAVLLLVRFLGQRTLATLSSFDLAAIIALGAVIGRAILGDTPTLFAGLLGLATLLSLQVATGQLRRSAKVARVVSSPAVLLMAGSRLLDDNLARAHIIDSEVYSQLRLAGIRSLAEVACVILEPTGQISVLRRGETIDPRLLADVIGGELVPPTFIDD
- a CDS encoding class I SAM-dependent methyltransferase encodes the protein MSKLWERMLLVPSVVRLASRAPKDPAAGWEGYWRGIHTTGHSGDVLWDSGSRTESEQYADAVVAHFDPTLPVIDVGCGNGTYTRWLAGLFPSVLGLDVSSGAVELAKREAEGLQNTDFMVLDAAEAGAGERLLERMGPANIFVRGVFHVLKPNKQASMAANLRTVIRSSGRVFLTETNFPGNSLAYLQQLGATRRSMPPQLQSALENLPRPGRFGAQERNSTFPDADWQLVTDGPVNIEVVSMGRLGLSQQVPGYFAVLAGA
- a CDS encoding putative bifunctional diguanylate cyclase/phosphodiesterase, whose protein sequence is MDDVSSENDVKDPRLQQLVEGIVRLAAGELNTRMTPSERRDDIDAVITGVNLLAEELEYICSDLEQRVADRTAMLRRTQAELEQMAKTDDLTGLANRTLLHERIEEAILASANSGRAPAVLVLDLDSFKPINDTLGHGAGDVVLVEVAKRIRSAVRAADTVARLGGDEFAVVIAEATEEEILQIAHRVSEQLQGSVRVGTETVWAMASIGVCIGTPGYPAEALMRDADIAMDQAKAQGRNNVQLFHPDMLVAIRERSRITAELRTAIAGGQLALHYQPVVELASGRAIGIEALLRWQHPVRGIIMPDSFIRIAEETGLILELGRWVLHEGVAQIRRWNETAPDLTEFRFHINLSAAELLRSDLLQDVRDTLDRHQVAPWRLVLEITETVLMSRGTAEEQVLGGLRDLGVGLQIDDFGTGYSPISYLRALPTDTVQVDHSLILDIGSDPQQQKFVAAILQLISSAGLKAIVEGTGTNPRHLAQCQYD